A single region of the Drosophila miranda strain MSH22 chromosome 2, D.miranda_PacBio2.1, whole genome shotgun sequence genome encodes:
- the LOC108157853 gene encoding casein kinase I isoform X4, which yields MAEILRVSRRSDESSPLSMTYSEADDETYITITADEFLSPSLNSEANLVNSLDESKTLVAGENHTQECHNADGFFYTGKSGKRKFSPNSIVLAWKKHTNEFIKKEKKHKNRKNRRPEGTPKVDLTDPSEFIVARKYRLIEFIGNGSFGELYQAVDIKKGEEVAVKVECITAAHSMLEREAKVYKLLAGAEGIPKIRYYGPERDVNVLVLDLLGPSLEDLLNFCTRTFSLKTTVMLALQMLARLECVHQNGYIHRDIKPDNFLMGLDGQRCQVYLIDFGLAKKFYDPHSGKHIEYCQKRELVGTPRYSSARSHFAEQGRRDDLESLGYMLIYFRRGRLPWQGIRAVNKAQKFEQIGEMKASITMESLCNDMPGEFMLYLRYCRGLHFVEMPDYVYLLRMFQNILFRKRLLNDFLFDWVDLKHLAIYQRDCVVQRGNVNCCSCSYHKYQRRLDHQRHRYRVHHPTCPL from the exons ATGGCGGAAATTTTGAGAGTGTCCAGAAGGAGCGATGAGAGTAGCCCTCTCTCCATGACATATTCAGAAGCTGATGATGAAACATATATAACTATAACAGCTGATGAGTTTCTGTCGCCCTCTCTTAATTCAGAGGCCAATTTAGTAAACTCCTTGGACGAATCAAAAACCCTCGTTGCCGGGGAAAACCACACCCAAGAGTGCCACAATGCAGATGGATTTTTTTATACTG GTAAGAGTGGTAAACGCAAATTCTCACCAAATTCAATCGTTTTGGCCTGGAAGAAGCATACCAACGAGTTCATAAAGAAGGAGAAGAAACATAAGAACCGCAAGAATCGACGTCCAGAAGGGACTCCCAAAGTGGACTTAACGGACCCGTCGGAATTTATAGTGGCCAGAAAGTATCGCCTAATCGAGTTTATCGGGAATGGCTCTTTTGGAGAGCTCTACCAAGCTGTAGATATCAAGAAGGGCGAGGAGGTGGCTGTGAAAGTGGAATGCATCACTGCCGCACACTCGATGCTGGAGCGCGAGGCGAAGGTATACAAACTTCTCGCTGGGGCTGAAGGAATCCCCAAAATACGATATTATGGACCTGAGAGAGATGTTAATGTTCTGGTGCTGGATCTGTTGGGACCCTCCTTGGAGGATCTGTTGAACTTTTGTACGCGCACCTTCAGCTTGAAGACCACCGTAATGCTGGCCTTACAGATGCTGGCCCGCCTGGAGTGTGTCCACCAGAATGGTTACATCCATCGCGACATCAAGCCAGATAACTTCCTGATGGGCTTGGACGGGCAGCGCTGCCAGGTCTACCTTATTGACTTTGGCCTGGCCAAGAAGTTTTACGATCCCCACAGCGGGAAGCACATCGAGTACTGCCAGAAGCGGGAGCTGGTGGGCACACCACGTTACTCCTCCGCCCGGTCGCATTTCGCCGAGCAAGGGCGCCGCGACGACTTGGAGTCCTTGGGCTACATGCTCATCTATTTTCGGCGGGGTAGGCTCCCCTGGCAGGGCATTCGGGCCGTCAACAAGGCACAGAAGTTCGAGCAGATTGGCGAGATGAAGGCCTCCATCACGATGGAAAGCCTGTGCAACGATATGCCCGGCGAGTTCATGTTGTACCTCCGCTACTGTCGTGGCCTGCACTTCGTCGAGATGCCCGACTACGTGTATCTGCTCAGGATGTTTCAGAATATTCTATTCCGCAAGAGGTTGCTCAACGACTTTCTCTTCGACTGGGTGGACCTAAAGCACCTGGCCATCTATCAACGTGACTGCGTTGTTCAACGGGGGAACGTCAACTGTTGCTCTTGCAGTTACCACAAGTACCAGCGTCGCTTGGATCACCAGAGGCACCGCTATAGGGTACACCATCCGACGTGCCCTTTATAA
- the LOC108157853 gene encoding casein kinase I isoform X3, which produces MAEILRVSRRSDESSPLSMTYSEADDATYITITADEVLSPSLNSEANTLVNSLDESKTLVAGENHTQECHNADGFFYTGKSGKRKFSPNSIVLAWKKHTNEFIKKEKKHKNRKNRRPEGTPKVDLTDPSEFIVARKYRLIEFIGNGSFGELYQAVDIKKGEEVAVKVECITAAHSMLEREAKVYKLLAGAEGIPKIRYYGPERDVNVLVLDLLGPSLEDLLNFCTRTFSLKTTVMLALQMLARLECVHQNGYIHRDIKPDNFLMGLDGQRCQVYLIDFGLAKKFYDPHSGKHIEYCQKRELVGTPRYSSARSHFAEQGRRDDLESLGYMLIYFRRGRLPWQGIRAVNKAQKFEQIGEMKASITMESLCNDMPGEFMLYLRYCRGLHFVEMPDYVYLLRMFQNILFRKRLLNDFLFDWVDLKHLAIYQRDCVVQRGNVNCCSCSYHKYQRRLDHQRHRYRVHHPTCPL; this is translated from the exons ATGGCGGAAATTTTGAGAGTGTCCAGAAGGAGCGATGAGAGTAGCCCTCTCTCCATGAC ATATTCAGAAGCTGATGATGCAACATATATAACTATAACAGCTGATGAGGTTCTGTCGCCCTCTCTTAATTCAGAGGCCAATACCTTAGTAAACTCCTTGGACGAATCAAAAACCCTCGTTGCCGGGGAAAACCACACCCAAGAGTGCCACAATGCAGATGGATTTTTTTATACTGGTAAGAGTGGTAAACGCAAATTCTCACCAAATTCAATCGTTTTGGCCTGGAAGAAGCATACCAACGAGTTCATAAAGAAGGAGAAGAAACATAAGAACCGCAAGAATCGACGTCCAGAAGGGACTCCCAAAGTGGACTTAACGGACCCGTCGGAATTTATAGTGGCCAGAAAGTATCGCCTAATCGAGTTTATCGGGAATGGCTCTTTTGGAGAGCTCTACCAAGCTGTAGATATCAAGAAGGGCGAGGAGGTGGCTGTGAAAGTGGAATGCATCACTGCCGCACACTCGATGCTGGAGCGCGAGGCGAAGGTATACAAACTTCTCGCTGGGGCTGAAGGAATCCCCAAAATACGATATTATGGACCTGAGAGAGATGTTAATGTTCTGGTGCTGGATCTGTTGGGACCCTCCTTGGAGGATCTGTTGAACTTTTGTACGCGCACCTTCAGCTTGAAGACCACCGTAATGCTGGCCTTACAGATGCTGGCCCGCCTGGAGTGTGTCCACCAGAATGGTTACATCCATCGCGACATCAAGCCAGATAACTTCCTGATGGGCTTGGACGGGCAGCGCTGCCAGGTCTACCTTATTGACTTTGGCCTGGCCAAGAAGTTTTACGATCCCCACAGCGGGAAGCACATCGAGTACTGCCAGAAGCGGGAGCTGGTGGGCACACCACGTTACTCCTCCGCCCGGTCGCATTTCGCCGAGCAAGGGCGCCGCGACGACTTGGAGTCCTTGGGCTACATGCTCATCTATTTTCGGCGGGGTAGGCTCCCCTGGCAGGGCATTCGGGCCGTCAACAAGGCACAGAAGTTCGAGCAGATTGGCGAGATGAAGGCCTCCATCACGATGGAAAGCCTGTGCAACGATATGCCCGGCGAGTTCATGTTGTACCTCCGCTACTGTCGTGGCCTGCACTTCGTCGAGATGCCCGACTACGTGTATCTGCTCAGGATGTTTCAGAATATTCTATTCCGCAAGAGGTTGCTCAACGACTTTCTCTTCGACTGGGTGGACCTAAAGCACCTGGCCATCTATCAACGTGACTGCGTTGTTCAACGGGGGAACGTCAACTGTTGCTCTTGCAGTTACCACAAGTACCAGCGTCGCTTGGATCACCAGAGGCACCGCTATAGGGTACACCATCCGACGTGCCCTTTATAA
- the LOC108157853 gene encoding casein kinase I isoform X1, producing the protein MAEILRVSRRSDESSPLSMTYSEADDETYITITADEFLSPSLNSEANLVNSLDESKTLVAGENHTQECHNADGFFYTADEVLSPSLNSEANTLVNSLDESKTLVAGENHTQECHNADGFFYTGKSGKRKFSPNSIVLAWKKHTNEFIKKEKKHKNRKNRRPEGTPKVDLTDPSEFIVARKYRLIEFIGNGSFGELYQAVDIKKGEEVAVKVECITAAHSMLEREAKVYKLLAGAEGIPKIRYYGPERDVNVLVLDLLGPSLEDLLNFCTRTFSLKTTVMLALQMLARLECVHQNGYIHRDIKPDNFLMGLDGQRCQVYLIDFGLAKKFYDPHSGKHIEYCQKRELVGTPRYSSARSHFAEQGRRDDLESLGYMLIYFRRGRLPWQGIRAVNKAQKFEQIGEMKASITMESLCNDMPGEFMLYLRYCRGLHFVEMPDYVYLLRMFQNILFRKRLLNDFLFDWVDLKHLAIYQRDCVVQRGNVNCCSCSYHKYQRRLDHQRHRYRVHHPTCPL; encoded by the exons ATGGCGGAAATTTTGAGAGTGTCCAGAAGGAGCGATGAGAGTAGCCCTCTCTCCATGACATATTCAGAAGCTGATGATGAAACATATATAACTATAACAGCTGATGAGTTTCTGTCGCCCTCTCTTAATTCAGAGGCCAATTTAGTAAACTCCTTGGACGAATCAAAAACCCTCGTTGCCGGGGAAAACCACACCCAAGAGTGCCACAATGCAGATGGATTTTTTTATACTG CTGATGAGGTTCTGTCGCCCTCTCTTAATTCAGAGGCCAATACCTTAGTAAACTCCTTGGACGAATCAAAAACCCTCGTTGCCGGGGAAAACCACACCCAAGAGTGCCACAATGCAGATGGATTTTTTTATACTGGTAAGAGTGGTAAACGCAAATTCTCACCAAATTCAATCGTTTTGGCCTGGAAGAAGCATACCAACGAGTTCATAAAGAAGGAGAAGAAACATAAGAACCGCAAGAATCGACGTCCAGAAGGGACTCCCAAAGTGGACTTAACGGACCCGTCGGAATTTATAGTGGCCAGAAAGTATCGCCTAATCGAGTTTATCGGGAATGGCTCTTTTGGAGAGCTCTACCAAGCTGTAGATATCAAGAAGGGCGAGGAGGTGGCTGTGAAAGTGGAATGCATCACTGCCGCACACTCGATGCTGGAGCGCGAGGCGAAGGTATACAAACTTCTCGCTGGGGCTGAAGGAATCCCCAAAATACGATATTATGGACCTGAGAGAGATGTTAATGTTCTGGTGCTGGATCTGTTGGGACCCTCCTTGGAGGATCTGTTGAACTTTTGTACGCGCACCTTCAGCTTGAAGACCACCGTAATGCTGGCCTTACAGATGCTGGCCCGCCTGGAGTGTGTCCACCAGAATGGTTACATCCATCGCGACATCAAGCCAGATAACTTCCTGATGGGCTTGGACGGGCAGCGCTGCCAGGTCTACCTTATTGACTTTGGCCTGGCCAAGAAGTTTTACGATCCCCACAGCGGGAAGCACATCGAGTACTGCCAGAAGCGGGAGCTGGTGGGCACACCACGTTACTCCTCCGCCCGGTCGCATTTCGCCGAGCAAGGGCGCCGCGACGACTTGGAGTCCTTGGGCTACATGCTCATCTATTTTCGGCGGGGTAGGCTCCCCTGGCAGGGCATTCGGGCCGTCAACAAGGCACAGAAGTTCGAGCAGATTGGCGAGATGAAGGCCTCCATCACGATGGAAAGCCTGTGCAACGATATGCCCGGCGAGTTCATGTTGTACCTCCGCTACTGTCGTGGCCTGCACTTCGTCGAGATGCCCGACTACGTGTATCTGCTCAGGATGTTTCAGAATATTCTATTCCGCAAGAGGTTGCTCAACGACTTTCTCTTCGACTGGGTGGACCTAAAGCACCTGGCCATCTATCAACGTGACTGCGTTGTTCAACGGGGGAACGTCAACTGTTGCTCTTGCAGTTACCACAAGTACCAGCGTCGCTTGGATCACCAGAGGCACCGCTATAGGGTACACCATCCGACGTGCCCTTTATAA
- the LOC108157853 gene encoding casein kinase I isoform X2 → MAEILRVSRRSDESSPLSMTYSEADDETYITITADEFLSPSLNSEANLVNSLDESKTLVAGENHTQECHNADGFFYTEANTLVNSLDESKTLVAGENHTQECHNADGFFYTGKSGKRKFSPNSIVLAWKKHTNEFIKKEKKHKNRKNRRPEGTPKVDLTDPSEFIVARKYRLIEFIGNGSFGELYQAVDIKKGEEVAVKVECITAAHSMLEREAKVYKLLAGAEGIPKIRYYGPERDVNVLVLDLLGPSLEDLLNFCTRTFSLKTTVMLALQMLARLECVHQNGYIHRDIKPDNFLMGLDGQRCQVYLIDFGLAKKFYDPHSGKHIEYCQKRELVGTPRYSSARSHFAEQGRRDDLESLGYMLIYFRRGRLPWQGIRAVNKAQKFEQIGEMKASITMESLCNDMPGEFMLYLRYCRGLHFVEMPDYVYLLRMFQNILFRKRLLNDFLFDWVDLKHLAIYQRDCVVQRGNVNCCSCSYHKYQRRLDHQRHRYRVHHPTCPL, encoded by the exons ATGGCGGAAATTTTGAGAGTGTCCAGAAGGAGCGATGAGAGTAGCCCTCTCTCCATGACATATTCAGAAGCTGATGATGAAACATATATAACTATAACAGCTGATGAGTTTCTGTCGCCCTCTCTTAATTCAGAGGCCAATTTAGTAAACTCCTTGGACGAATCAAAAACCCTCGTTGCCGGGGAAAACCACACCCAAGAGTGCCACAATGCAGATGGATTTTTTTATACTG AGGCCAATACCTTAGTAAACTCCTTGGACGAATCAAAAACCCTCGTTGCCGGGGAAAACCACACCCAAGAGTGCCACAATGCAGATGGATTTTTTTATACTGGTAAGAGTGGTAAACGCAAATTCTCACCAAATTCAATCGTTTTGGCCTGGAAGAAGCATACCAACGAGTTCATAAAGAAGGAGAAGAAACATAAGAACCGCAAGAATCGACGTCCAGAAGGGACTCCCAAAGTGGACTTAACGGACCCGTCGGAATTTATAGTGGCCAGAAAGTATCGCCTAATCGAGTTTATCGGGAATGGCTCTTTTGGAGAGCTCTACCAAGCTGTAGATATCAAGAAGGGCGAGGAGGTGGCTGTGAAAGTGGAATGCATCACTGCCGCACACTCGATGCTGGAGCGCGAGGCGAAGGTATACAAACTTCTCGCTGGGGCTGAAGGAATCCCCAAAATACGATATTATGGACCTGAGAGAGATGTTAATGTTCTGGTGCTGGATCTGTTGGGACCCTCCTTGGAGGATCTGTTGAACTTTTGTACGCGCACCTTCAGCTTGAAGACCACCGTAATGCTGGCCTTACAGATGCTGGCCCGCCTGGAGTGTGTCCACCAGAATGGTTACATCCATCGCGACATCAAGCCAGATAACTTCCTGATGGGCTTGGACGGGCAGCGCTGCCAGGTCTACCTTATTGACTTTGGCCTGGCCAAGAAGTTTTACGATCCCCACAGCGGGAAGCACATCGAGTACTGCCAGAAGCGGGAGCTGGTGGGCACACCACGTTACTCCTCCGCCCGGTCGCATTTCGCCGAGCAAGGGCGCCGCGACGACTTGGAGTCCTTGGGCTACATGCTCATCTATTTTCGGCGGGGTAGGCTCCCCTGGCAGGGCATTCGGGCCGTCAACAAGGCACAGAAGTTCGAGCAGATTGGCGAGATGAAGGCCTCCATCACGATGGAAAGCCTGTGCAACGATATGCCCGGCGAGTTCATGTTGTACCTCCGCTACTGTCGTGGCCTGCACTTCGTCGAGATGCCCGACTACGTGTATCTGCTCAGGATGTTTCAGAATATTCTATTCCGCAAGAGGTTGCTCAACGACTTTCTCTTCGACTGGGTGGACCTAAAGCACCTGGCCATCTATCAACGTGACTGCGTTGTTCAACGGGGGAACGTCAACTGTTGCTCTTGCAGTTACCACAAGTACCAGCGTCGCTTGGATCACCAGAGGCACCGCTATAGGGTACACCATCCGACGTGCCCTTTATAA